From the Cucurbita pepo subsp. pepo cultivar mu-cu-16 chromosome LG05, ASM280686v2, whole genome shotgun sequence genome, one window contains:
- the LOC111794454 gene encoding LRR repeats and ubiquitin-like domain-containing protein At2g30105 isoform X1: MELGAMATTSEGNGKSVDISVKFAGKSIRVTAPCDSTVKDLKSLLQPLTNVLPRGQKLIFKGKVLADEMTLAASEINNGAKVMLMASQGLYQGDGPILLEARTRPRERSTPNAKNLVDEKKRVSVDKSRLERWKATGVIALSDCNLKAIPDEVWSCETSARVLDLSNNSIKHVPSQVSCLSSTQKLLLNVNEISDASISWDGLAFLKRLTVLSLSHNLLTTLPSALGSLTSLKQLHVTHNKLTSIPDEIRFLTQLEVLKVSNNRISILPSTLGECSSLTEVDLSSNLLSELPETLGCLHNLKALHISHNGLRSLPTTLFKMCIQLSTLDLHHTEITIDLLRQYEGWEAFDERRRSKHQKQLDFRVMSQAEFDEGADKH; this comes from the exons ATGGAGCTCGGAGCGATGGCGACTACCTCCGAAGGTAATGGCAAGTCCGTAGATATCAGCGTCAAGTTCGCCGGGAAGTCAATACGTGTTACTGCTCCCTGTGATTCGACCGTCAAGGATCTGAAGTCCCTTCTTCAACCTTTAACCAACGTCCTACCTCGCGGCCAGAAGCTCATTTTCAAAG GGAAGGTTTTGGCAGACGAGATGACTTTGGCGGCGTCGGAGATCAATAATGGAGCGAAAGTGATGCTTATGGCTTCTCAGGGATTGTACCAAGGG GATGGTCCTATCCTGCTCGAAGCGAGGACTCGTCCCAGAGAAAGGAGCACGCCAAATGCGAAGAATTTGGTTGATGAAAAGAAGCGTGTCTCCGTAGATAAAAGCCGGTTGGAAAGATGGAAGGCCACTGGAGTGATAGCTTTATCTGACTGCAATTTGAAG GCAATTCCCGATGAAGTGTGGTCTTGTGAAACTTCAGCGAGAGTACTTGATTTGAGCAACAACTCTATTAAGCATGTTCCTTCTCAAGTTAGCTGCCTAAGTTCAACGCAG AAATTATTACTGAATGTTAATGAGATATCCGATGCGTCTATAAGTTGGGACGGTTTAGCATTTTTGAAGCGTCTAACAGTTTTATCTCTGTCCCATAATCT GTTAACTACTTTGCCTTCTGCACTTGGCAGCCTGACTTCACTAAAGCAACTGCATGTGACTCATAACAAATTGACGAGTATCCCAGATGAAATAAGATTTTTGACCCAACTTGAAGTTTTGAAAGTCAGCAATAATAG GATAAGCATTCTTCCTTCAACTTTGGGGGAATGTAGTTCTCTTACTGAG GTGGATCTGTCATCAAATCTTCTGTCAGAGTTGCCAGAGACACTTGGTTGTCTGCACAATTTGAAG GCTTTGCATATCAGTCATAACGGCCTAAGGTCCCTCCCTACTACACTATTTAAGATGTGCATCCAGCTCTCTACACTTGATCTCCACCACACAGAAATCACCATAGATCTCCTCCGGCAG TATGAAGGATGGGAAGCTTTTGATGAACGTCGGCGTTCAAAGCATCAGAAGCAACTAGATTTTCGCGTTATGAGCCAGGCTGAATTTGATGAAGGTGCAGATAAACATTGA
- the LOC111794454 gene encoding LRR repeats and ubiquitin-like domain-containing protein At2g30105 isoform X2 — MTLAASEINNGAKVMLMASQGLYQGDGPILLEARTRPRERSTPNAKNLVDEKKRVSVDKSRLERWKATGVIALSDCNLKAIPDEVWSCETSARVLDLSNNSIKHVPSQVSCLSSTQKLLLNVNEISDASISWDGLAFLKRLTVLSLSHNLLTTLPSALGSLTSLKQLHVTHNKLTSIPDEIRFLTQLEVLKVSNNRISILPSTLGECSSLTEVDLSSNLLSELPETLGCLHNLKALHISHNGLRSLPTTLFKMCIQLSTLDLHHTEITIDLLRQYEGWEAFDERRRSKHQKQLDFRVMSQAEFDEGADKH; from the exons ATGACTTTGGCGGCGTCGGAGATCAATAATGGAGCGAAAGTGATGCTTATGGCTTCTCAGGGATTGTACCAAGGG GATGGTCCTATCCTGCTCGAAGCGAGGACTCGTCCCAGAGAAAGGAGCACGCCAAATGCGAAGAATTTGGTTGATGAAAAGAAGCGTGTCTCCGTAGATAAAAGCCGGTTGGAAAGATGGAAGGCCACTGGAGTGATAGCTTTATCTGACTGCAATTTGAAG GCAATTCCCGATGAAGTGTGGTCTTGTGAAACTTCAGCGAGAGTACTTGATTTGAGCAACAACTCTATTAAGCATGTTCCTTCTCAAGTTAGCTGCCTAAGTTCAACGCAG AAATTATTACTGAATGTTAATGAGATATCCGATGCGTCTATAAGTTGGGACGGTTTAGCATTTTTGAAGCGTCTAACAGTTTTATCTCTGTCCCATAATCT GTTAACTACTTTGCCTTCTGCACTTGGCAGCCTGACTTCACTAAAGCAACTGCATGTGACTCATAACAAATTGACGAGTATCCCAGATGAAATAAGATTTTTGACCCAACTTGAAGTTTTGAAAGTCAGCAATAATAG GATAAGCATTCTTCCTTCAACTTTGGGGGAATGTAGTTCTCTTACTGAG GTGGATCTGTCATCAAATCTTCTGTCAGAGTTGCCAGAGACACTTGGTTGTCTGCACAATTTGAAG GCTTTGCATATCAGTCATAACGGCCTAAGGTCCCTCCCTACTACACTATTTAAGATGTGCATCCAGCTCTCTACACTTGATCTCCACCACACAGAAATCACCATAGATCTCCTCCGGCAG TATGAAGGATGGGAAGCTTTTGATGAACGTCGGCGTTCAAAGCATCAGAAGCAACTAGATTTTCGCGTTATGAGCCAGGCTGAATTTGATGAAGGTGCAGATAAACATTGA
- the LOC111794395 gene encoding ubiquitin-activating enzyme E1 1-like, with protein MLPRKRAGEEGAVLEQQIDNSSSNISNSVQNAGVSLIKKHRIDNCNVDSNVNSNTNVAAAVPTANNIVNDGASLIMASGNLNPQDIDEDLHSRQLAVYGRETMRKLFASNVLISGMQGLGAEIAKNVILAGVKSVTLHDEGVVELWDLSSNFVFSESDIGKNRALASAQKLQDLNNSVIVHTLATKLVKEQLSKFEVVVFTDTGLDKAMEFNDFCHNHQPPISFIKSEVRGLFGSVFCDFGPEFTVYDVYGEDPHTGIIASISNDNPALVSCVDDERLEFQDGDLVVFSEVHGMTELNDGKPRRIKNCRAYSFTLDEDTTNFGIYEKGGIVTQVKQPKVLNFKPLREAINDPGDFLLSDFSKFDRPPLIHLAFLALDKFVTELGRFPVAGSEDDAQKLISVASNMNESLGDGRVEDINLKLLRHFAFGAKAVLNPMAAMFGGIVAQEVLKACSGKFHPLVQFFYFDSVESLPTEALDASEFRPLNSRYDAQISVFGSKLQKKLENAQVFMVGSGALGCEFLKNLALMGVSCSNEGKLTITDDDVIEKSNLSRQFLFRDWNIGQNKSTVAASAAVAINRHLNIEALQNRVSPETENVFNDSFWENLSVIVNALDNVNARLYVDQRCLYFQKPLLESGTLGAKCNTQMVIPHLTENYGASRDPPEKQAPMCTVHSFPHNIDHCLTWARSEFEGLLEKTPSDVNAYLSNPSEYASSMMNAGDAQSRDTLERVLECLDRERCETFEDCITWARLKFEDYFANRVKQLIYTFPEDAATSNGAPFWSAPKRFPHPLPFSTADQSHLQFVLAAAILRAESYAISIPDWVKNHGKLADAVDRVIVPDFMPKKDAKIVTDEKATSLSAASVDDAAVIHDLVNKLEDTRRNLPEGFRMKPIQFEKDDDTNYHMDLIAGLANMRARNYSIPEVDKLKAKFIAGRIIPAIATSTAMATGLVCLELYKVLDGGHKVENYRNTFANLALPLFSMAEPVPPKVIKHRDMSWTVWDRWIIKDNPTLRELIKWLKNKGLNAYSISCGSCLLYNSMFPRHKDRMDKKVVDLARDIAKVELPPYRRHLDVVVACEDDEDNDIDIPLVSVYF; from the exons ATGCTTCCCAGGAAGAGAGCTGGTGAAGAAGGTGCGGTTTTAGAACAACAAATTGAtaacagcagcagcaacatCAGCAACAGCGTTCAGAACGCCGGGGTGTCTCTGATCAAGAAGCACCGGATCGACAACTGTAACGTCGACTCCAACGTGAACTCTAATACCAACGTAGCTGCTGCTGTTCCCACCGCTAACAACATCGTGAACGACGGTGCATCCTTGATCATGGCATCGGGTAATTTGAACCCGCAGGATATTGATGAGGATCTGCACAGCCGACAGCTTGCCGTGTATGGTCGCGAGACCATGCGGAAGCTTTTTGCGTCCAATGTCCTCATTTCTGGAATGCAGGGTCTTGGCGCTGAGATTG CAAAGAATGTTATTCTTGCTGGGGTGAAGTCTGTGACCTTGCATGACGAAGGTGTAGTGGAGTTATGGGATTTGTCTAGTAATTTTGTGTTCTCAGAGAGTGATATTGGTAAAAACAGAGCGCTTGCCTCTGCTCAGAAGTTGCAAGATCTCAACAATTCTGTCATTGTCCATACCTTGGCAACTAAATTAGTGAAAGAACAGCTTTCCAAATTCGAG GTTGTTGTCTTTACTGATACTGGCCTTGACAAGGCTATGGAGTTCAATGACTTCTGTCATAACCACCAGCCTCCTATTTCATTTATCAAGTCTGAAGTCAGAGGGCTATTTGGATCAGTGTTTTGTGACTTTGGCCCGGAGTTCACTGTTTATGATGTGTATGGAGAGGACCCACACACTGGCATAATTGCGTCCATTAGCAATGACAATCCTGCACTTGTTTCCTGTGTTGATGATGAGAGGCTTGAGTTTCAGGATGGAGATCTTGTGGTGTTTTCTGAAGTTCATGGTATGACTGAACTGAATGATGGGAAGCCAAGGAGAATTAAAAATTGCAGGGCCTATTCGTTTACTCTTGATGAAGATACTACGAACTTTGGTATCTATGAAAAAGGTGGCATTGTCACACAGGTGAAGCAGCCCAAGGTGTTGAACTTCAAGCCATTAAGAGAAGCAATCAACGATCCTGGTGATTTCCTTCTGAGTGATTTCTCCAAATTCGACCGTCCTCCTCTCATACACCTGGCGTTCTTGGCATTAGATAAATTTGTGACTGAGTTGGGTCGCTTTCCAGTTGCTGGTTCTGAGGACGATGCTCAGAAGCTAATCTCTGTTGCCAGTAACATGAACGAGAGTCTAGGAGATGGGAGAGTTGAAGATATTAATCTTAAGCTTTTGAGACATTTTGCATTTGGTGCGAAGGCAGTACTGAATCCCATGGCAGCCATGTTTGGTGGTATTGTAGCTCAAGAGGTTCTCAAAGCATGTTCTGGAAAGTTTCATCCACTCGTCCAG TTCTTCTATTTCGACTCAGTGGAGTCACTTCCCACAGAGGCATTGGACGCCAGTGAATTTAGACCCTTGAATAGCCGTTATGATGCACAGATTTCAGTGTTCGGGTCTAAGCTACAGAAGAAACTGGAAAATGCCCAAGTCTTTATGGTCGGATCTGGTGCTCTAGGTTGTGAGTTTTTGAAGAATCTTGCACTTATGGGAGTTTCATGTAGCAACGAAGGGAAGCTAACAATTACTGATGATGATGTTATTGAAAAAAGCAACCTAAGTAGGCAGTTCCTTTTCCGTGACTGGAACATTGGGCAGAACAAATCCACGGTTGCTGCTTCTGCTGCTGTTGCAATCAATCGGCACCTTAATATTGAAGCTTTGCAGAATCGAGTTAGTCCTGAAACTGAAAATGTCTTTAATGATAGCTTTTGGGAGAATTTGAGTGTCATAGTTAATGCACTTGACAACGTAAATGCAAGGCTATATGTTGATCAAAGGTGCTTATACTTCCAGAAACCACTTTTAGAATCTGGTACTCTTGGTGCTAAATGCAATACTCAAATGGTTATTCCTCACCTGACTGAAAACTATGGGGCATCAAGAGACCCACCTGAAAAACAAGCGCCCATGTGCACTGTGCATTCATTTCCGCACAATATCGATCACTGTTTGACATGGGCTCGATCTGAGTTTGAGGGTTTACTAGAGAAGACTCCTTCTGATGTGAATGCTTATCTATCTAATCCTAGTGAGTATGCTTCTTCGATGATGAATGCTGGTGATGCTCAGTCTAGGGATACTTTGGAGCGTGTTCTTGAGTGTCTTGATAGAGAAAGATGCGAGACATTTGAAGACTGCATTACATGGGCTCGATTGAA GTTTGAAGATTATTTTGCAAACCGTGTAAAGCAGTTGATATACACGTTTCCTGAGGATGCTGCAACCAGTAATGGTGCCCCGTTTTGGTCGGCTCCAAAGAGATTTCCCCATCCACTTCCGTTTTCAACTGCTGATCAAAGTCACCTTCAGTTTGTTTTGGCGGCTGCTATACTAAGAGCAGAATCATATGCCATTTCAATTCCTGACTGGGTTAAGAACCACGGAAAATTGGCCGATGCAGTCGACAGGGTTATAGTACCAGACTTTATGCCCAAAAAAGATGCCAAGATTGTGACTGATGAGAAGGCTACCAGTCTCTCTGCAGCATCTGTTGATGATGCTGCTGTTATTCATGATCTGGTAAACAAATTGGAAGATACTCGCAGGAACCTACCAGAGGGATTCAGGATGAAACCGATCCAGTTTGAGAAg GATGATGATACAAATTACCATATGGACCTCATAGCTGGACTGGCTAACATGAGAGCAAGAAATTACAGCATTCCTGAAGTAGATAAGTTGAAAGCCAAGTTCATTGCCGGAAGGATCATCCCCGCCATTGCAACCTCTACTGCAATGGCCACAGGTCTTGTCTGCCTTGAACTCTACAAAGTTCTAGATGGCGGCCACAAGGTGGAGAACTACCGTAACACATTTGCCAACCTTGCATTGCCTCTGTTCTCCATGGCTGAGCCAGTCCCACCCAAGGTCATTAAGCACCGTGACATGAGCTGGACTGTTTGGGACAGATGGATCATCAAAGACAACCCTACTCTCAGAGAACTCATTAAATGGTTGAAGAACAAGGGATTGAACGCCTATAGCATCTCATGTGGTAGCTGTCTCCTGTACAATAGCATGTTTCCTCGACACAAAGATCGAATGGACAAGAAGGTAGTTGATTTAGCTCGAGACATTGCCAAGGTGGAACTGCCCCCGTATCGTCGACATTTGGATGTTGTGGTGGCATGCGAGGATGATGAGGATAATGATATTGACATCCCACTGGTGTCTGTTTACTTTTAG
- the LOC111794421 gene encoding serine/threonine-protein kinase EDR1-like: MATALECWSSRASTDEDVVEQVLMRTQDRSEGSKAESSFGVGVKESSAMQKRLQRFSRNVSEAVALIKNSLNLDSVRDPSPSRTEGSKKEVWGSVVRNLTLLYPGSQLPEKLVSSIRKHYDSLPLSYAQAGFDMKDVFLHIKLIEQASVYEHPAIFFQEVTYNEVQKPTMKLTFACNSSISWSAMSGALEGSDIRCEKIQIFEKKKFTLGVILFANLDAQDELFKPKVENALKLAIKKPKTNTVKLPFGFCGGQDGNTRGKDLREIEEDAIEQNCRSGFERLNSNENLQIEMPLSTSSFAVSIDEWQTVQSGGHELGKWLLSSENLEFSDQIGPNSFKGVYKGKRVCIEKIKGCEKGVSYKFELRKDLLELMTCGHKNILMFYGVCIDENHGLCVVTKLMEGGSVHELMLKNKRLQTKEITRIAIDVAEGMKFMNDHGIAYRDLNTQRILIDKNGNACLGDMGILIACKNLGEAMEYETDGYRWLAPEIIAGDPESVNETWMSNVYSFGMVIWEMVTGEAAYGAYSPVQAAVGIAACGLRPDVPKDCPPTLKSLMIRCWNNCPSKRPQFSEILSVLLDSNNNKHR; this comes from the exons ATGGCGACGGCATTGGAGTGCTGGTCGAGTAGGGCTAGTACTGATGAGGATGTGGTGGAGCAGGTGCTGATGAGGACTCAGGATAGATCGGAAGGCTCCAAGGCAGAGAGTTCTTTTGGTGTTGGAGTGAAGGAGTCGTCGGCGATGCAGAAACGGTTGCAGAGATTTAGTCGGAATGTGTCGGAGGCGGTGGCGTTGATTAAAAACTCGTTGAATCTGGACTCTGTTCGCGATCCTTCGCCTTCGAGAACCGAGGGGTCTAAGAAGGAGGTTTGGGGGAGTGTTGTACGGAATCTTACTCTGCTTTATCCTGGGAGTCAGTTGCCGGAAAAGCTCGTCTCCAGTATTCGCAAGCATTATGATTCGTTGCCCCTCAG TTATGCTCAGGCGGGGTTTGACATGAAAGATGTCTTTCTCCacataaaattgatagaaCAGGCATCTGTTTATGAGCACCCtgctattttttttcaagaagtGACATATAATGAGGTTCAGAAGCCTACAATGAAGCTCACATTTGCTTGCAACTCTTCAATTTCATGGTCGGCGATGTCTGGAGCGTTGGAGGGCTCTGACATTCGCTGCGAGAAGATACAGAtctttgagaagaaaaaatttactCTTGGAGTCATTCTTTTTGCTAACCTAGATGCCCAAGATGAGCTCTTCAAACCCAAAGTTGAAAATGCTTTAAAATTGGCTATTAAGAAGCCAAAAACCAACACTGTGAAACTTCCATTTGGATTTTGTGGAGGCCAGGATGGTAACACTCGGGGGAAGGATCTGAGAGAAATCGAGGAGGATGCTATTGAACAAAATTGCAGAAGTGGTTTTGAGAGATTGAATTCGAATGAAAATTTACAGATAGAAATGCCCTTATCTACTTCATCTTTTGCTGTATCTATCGATGAATGGCAAACGGTCCAATCTGGTGGACATGAGCTGGGTAAATGGCTGCTGAGCTCTGAGAATCTCGAGTTCAGTGATCAGATTGGACCCAACTCGTTCAAGGGAGTCTACAAGGGCAAAAGAGTATGTATAGAGAAGATTAAAGGGTGTGAAAAGGGAGTTTCTTACAAGTTTGAGCTCCGGAAAGACTTGTTGGAGCTGATGACATGTGGGCACAAGAACATTTTGATGTTCTATGGTGTTTGTATTGATGAAAATCATGGCTTGTGTGTGGTAACCAAATTAATGGAGGGTGGATCAGTCCATGAATTAATGTTGAAAAACAAAAGGCTTCAAACGAAAGAAATAACCAGGATTGCTATTGATGTTGCAGAAGGGATGAAATTCATGAATGACCATGGTATTGCTTATCGAGATCTTAACACACAGAGAATCTTGATAGACAAGAACGGCAATGCTTGTTTGGGTGACATGGGCATACTCATTGCATGCAAAAACTTGGGCGAGGCAATGGAGTACGAGACTGATGGGTATCGGTGGCTAGCTCCCGAG ATTATTGCAGGCGACCCGGAGAGCGTTAACGAGACATGGATGAGTAATGTATACAGCTTTGGAATGGTAATATGGGAGATGGTGACGGGCGAGGCAGCATATGGTGCATATTCGCCAGTGCAGGCAGCAGTTGGTATAGCTGCTTGTGGTCTTAGACCTGATGTTCCAAAGGACTGCCCTCCCACCCTGAAATCTCTAATGATCAGATGCTGGAACAATTGCCCATCAAAGCGCCCCCAGTTCTCTGAAATTTTATCAGTGCTGCTGGACTCCAACAATAACAAGCATAGATAA